TCTTTAAGCGTACGCGCCATTACATGATGAATGCCAGGCTTGCCGTTTGCTGTTGGCGGTCCTTCGTAAAAGGTGAATGATTTGGATTTATCTCTTGAGGAAATGCTTTTCTCAAAAGTTCTATTTGCTTTCCAGAATTCTAATATTTGTTGTTCAATTTCGGGGTAATTTATTTTTTCTAAATTTTGTTTAAACATTTTTTATGATTTATCAATTACTGTTGTTCGTATTTTTTAATTAATTCTTTTTCTGTTTGAATAAATTCTTTCAACTCTCTTTCGATTCTTTCTTTTCGCAGGATAATGTTTTTTGCCTGTGATTCTGCTTCAAAAATTATTTCTTTTGCTTTAAGCTGAGCTGTTTTTAATTCAAGGTCGGATAGTTTTTTTGATTCCTGCAGAATGCTTTCATAAACACGGATTTTTTCATTCGTTAGATCGGAGTCGCGTTTGGATGTAAGAATTTCTTCAATCGCCATTCCAAAAAATGCCATTGAGCCAAGCAAAATATTTCTTAAGCTGAATAGAATAAGGTTTTCGGAAAGTAATTCGCTTGCTCCAAAATATTCATTAAAATGAAATTGTAAAAATTGAAATTATTGTGACTGCAATAATTGTTGCGAAAACTACTTTGCCGCCGAAATTCCATCCGATTGATTTATTGATATACCACCCGCTTGCGAAGCACAGCATAGACATAACAAACCAAACGGCAAAATCATTTTCACCAAACTTGAATAAATCCGTTTGAAGAAAATCAGATGAGAAAATAAAAATTGCAAGTAAAACCGGAGCGGCATAGTGGGATAATTTCTTCATTTCCATTAAAGTCTCCTGATTACTTCTTTCATTATTAAAGTCATTTTTGGTTCTGCTGCCATTGCTGTTTCGATTATTTCCTGAACGTTTACGGGTTTGAGTGAATCAGGAAAACATTCGTCTGTAATAATGCTGATTCCAAGCACCTTCATTCCCATTTGGTTAGCCACAATATTTTCAGGGATGGTGGACATTCCCACCACGTCAGCACCGGTTGCACGCAGAAATCTGTACTCTGCTTTTGTTTCGAGATTAGGACCGGGTACAGCAATGTAAACACCTTTTTGGATTTTTAATTTATTTTCAAGTGCAATTTGTTCGGCAAGGTTTATCAGCTCTTGCGAATAAGGTTCGCTCATATCGGGGAAGCGCGGCCCGAGTTCATCTTCATTTGGTCCAATCAATGGATTATCGCCGAGTAGATTTATGTGATCGGTCATCAGCATAACATCGCCTTTGCGAAATTGCGGATTCATTCCACCGCAGGCGTTTGATACAAGCAGTGTTTGCACACCGAGAAATTTCATTACGCGAATTGGATAAGTTATTTGCTGCATCGTGTAGCCTTCGTAATAATGAAACCTGCCTTGCATTGCCACCACCTTCTTATTTCCAATTGTGCCAAAATTAATCTTCCTTTGTGAGATTCAACAGTTGAAATTGGAAAGTGCGGCAGATCGGAATAATCAATTTCGATATCAATTTTTATTTCACTGACTAAACCGCCAAGCCCTGTTCCGAGAACAATTCCAACAGGGAAATTATCTGAAGTATGTTTTTTAATTACAGCTAAGGTTTGTTCTATTTTATTTTTTAATTCGCTCATATTATAAAATTTTATTAACTATATCATCAATGTTTAGATCGAGATCTTTTGATTCATCAGTTTTTCGAGGTGCAGGATTTTCTTCACCGGCATAAGCAACTTTTGTTTCGAGAAGATTCGATTGGGTGTTTACGATAGACTTAAGTCTTGCAATTAGAAAGTCTTTTTCGTCGCGAAGTCTAATAACTGCATCACGAATTTCATTCGCTTGCTCACGGGCTTTCTCCAATAGTTGCGAGGCTTTAAGTTCTGCTTCTTTCACCAGGAGGTTGGCTTGTTTTTTTGAAGACTCCATAGTCCGGGAAGTTGAATCCTGCGCTTTTAATAAAGTATCCTGAAGATTTTTTTCTATTCGCTTATAGTCAGTAACTTTAATATTCAACTCATCTAATTCTCGTTTTAGTTTTTCGTTTTCTTTGTAAAGGTTGTCAAATTCATCAGCGAGTTTTT
The Ignavibacteriales bacterium DNA segment above includes these coding regions:
- a CDS encoding DivIVA domain-containing protein — translated: MKFSPLSIKQQEFSKSMRGYETEEVQAFLEKLADEFDNLYKENEKLKRELDELNIKVTDYKRIEKNLQDTLLKAQDSTSRTMESSKKQANLLVKEAELKASQLLEKAREQANEIRDAVIRLRDEKDFLIARLKSIVNTQSNLLETKVAYAGEENPAPRKTDESKDLDLNIDDIVNKIL